The Streptomyces griseiscabiei genomic sequence GCACCTCGCCGGGTGTCGCGGCGACCGGTTACACGTGTTTCGCGCTCGCCATGACGATCGGCCGGCTCAGCGGGACGGCCCTGCTCGAACGGCTGGGCAGGACCACGGTGCTCGTCGCCGGCGGCGCGACCGCGACGGCCGGAATGCTGCTCGGCGCCCTCGCCCCCTCGGTGTGGGCGACCCTCCTCGGCTTCGCGGTCACCGGTCTGGGGCTCGCCAACATCTTCCCCGTGGCCGTCGAACGGGCCGGGGCGCTGGCCGGTCCCGGCGGGGTGGCCACCGCCTCCACGCTCGGCTATCTGGGCATGCTGCTCGGCCCGCCCGCGATCGGCTTCATGGCCGAATGGTTCTCTCTGCCCACCGCGCTCACGAGCGTCGCGGCACTCGCCGCGTTCGCCTCCCTCATCGCGTTCGCCACTCGCCGCTCGACCGCGAAATGACCACTCACCGTTGCCTCGTGGCACCTCGCGGTGCATGAAGTCGGCCGTAAGTCAGCCCTCCGAGAACATGAGGCAACCATTCAGTCGTTCGATTCGTATAACTCCCTGGAGGCACCGCGACCCGGCCTGACAGAGGGCGGCCGGAGCGTCACCATCCGCTTTACCGGATGGTCCCGAACAAGGAGAATCGATGCGACTGTTCGTGCTCAACTACGCTCGCTCCGCTGAGCAGTTGGAGTTCAGCGCTCCGTACACCTACGACTCCGGGCTGCAGTTGAACGTGCTGGCCGACGGGCGGATAGCCGCTCATGACCAGGGTCTTATGCGGGAATTGGGGGCGACGACCTCCACCGCGGGTTCGAAGACCCATTTCGACGACTGAACGCGGACCGGCGACGATGACGGTGCTGATCCTCACCTGCGAACAGGATGTGACGGCGGA encodes the following:
- the tgmA gene encoding putative ATP-grasp-modified RiPP, giving the protein MRLFVLNYARSAEQLEFSAPYTYDSGLQLNVLADGRIAAHDQGLMRELGATTSTAGSKTHFDD